In Nakamurella antarctica, the following are encoded in one genomic region:
- a CDS encoding ABC transporter substrate-binding protein, with the protein MKLYRLLSAATVATLAVSLSSCASSQRDSASSGNTTAASPEASSSAAPSSDAGSSEAPSASSSASSDGGAGDGTFIFGSAGAPSMFDPLYATDGQTFIVTRQMTEGLLGFKPGTTESEPALAESWTSTPDGLSWTFKIRQGVTFSDGEKLDAEAVCYNIERMYTQTGAGATQAQYWSDTLGGFKDQKAEDGTAIPSLYKSCSASDPATVVIDLNSFTSKFPSILGLPAFSIQSPKALKQYNANDVKAEGDSFSYPEYALKHPTGTGPFTFTKYDSANQTVELTRNENYWGEKAKSKTLIFKIIADEAARKQEFDAGTIDGYDTPSSGDWDALTAAGAQVLVRPAFNILYLGFNPTNNPALKDLKVRQALSYALNRPDFVSSQLPNGAKVALNFYPDTIEGWTPDVEKYEYDPAKAKALLKEAGQEALTVNFWWPTEVTRPYMPNPSAVFQAFKADLEAVGVKVNETSKPWNGGYLDGVEAQSADLFLLGWTGDYATPDNFIGTFFTKAKNRFGTADYPWGTTLSNELIAADAEADTPKRVAMYADIDKKLMSDYLPALPISHSPPALVVAGNVKGMVASPLTDEHFSTVYKTS; encoded by the coding sequence GTGAAGCTCTATCGACTGCTTTCGGCAGCGACGGTGGCCACCTTGGCCGTGTCGCTGTCCTCCTGTGCGTCATCTCAACGGGACTCAGCCAGCAGTGGCAACACCACTGCCGCCAGCCCCGAAGCCAGCTCCAGCGCGGCCCCATCCTCAGATGCAGGTTCCAGCGAAGCTCCCAGTGCGTCCTCAAGTGCCAGCAGCGACGGCGGCGCAGGTGATGGGACATTTATCTTCGGCAGCGCTGGCGCCCCCAGCATGTTCGACCCCCTGTACGCGACAGACGGCCAGACTTTTATCGTCACGCGTCAGATGACGGAGGGATTGCTCGGCTTTAAGCCGGGTACCACGGAGTCCGAGCCTGCGCTTGCCGAATCCTGGACGTCGACCCCTGACGGCCTTTCGTGGACCTTCAAGATCCGCCAGGGTGTCACGTTCTCCGATGGTGAGAAGCTCGACGCAGAGGCTGTTTGCTACAACATCGAGCGCATGTACACCCAGACCGGCGCTGGCGCCACGCAGGCCCAGTACTGGTCGGACACTCTCGGCGGGTTTAAGGACCAGAAGGCCGAGGACGGCACAGCCATTCCTTCCTTGTACAAGTCTTGTTCGGCGAGCGATCCGGCAACGGTCGTGATAGATCTGAATAGCTTTACCTCCAAATTTCCATCCATTCTGGGTTTACCGGCCTTCTCTATTCAGTCGCCAAAGGCCCTGAAGCAGTACAACGCCAACGACGTCAAAGCCGAGGGTGACTCGTTCTCCTACCCGGAGTACGCCTTGAAGCACCCGACGGGCACAGGCCCGTTCACCTTCACCAAGTACGACAGTGCAAACCAGACCGTCGAGCTGACGCGCAATGAGAATTACTGGGGCGAGAAGGCCAAGTCAAAGACGCTGATCTTCAAGATCATTGCTGACGAAGCTGCACGCAAACAGGAGTTCGACGCTGGCACGATCGATGGATACGACACTCCAAGTTCCGGAGACTGGGATGCGCTCACAGCTGCGGGTGCGCAGGTTCTCGTACGGCCGGCTTTCAATATTTTGTACCTGGGCTTTAATCCGACCAATAACCCGGCCTTGAAGGACCTCAAGGTTCGTCAAGCCCTTTCCTACGCACTGAATCGACCTGACTTCGTAAGCAGCCAGCTGCCTAACGGTGCGAAGGTAGCCCTTAACTTCTACCCGGACACCATTGAAGGCTGGACCCCGGACGTGGAGAAGTACGAGTACGACCCGGCGAAGGCCAAGGCATTGCTGAAGGAAGCTGGGCAGGAAGCTCTGACCGTTAACTTTTGGTGGCCGACCGAAGTGACGCGCCCGTACATGCCGAACCCGAGCGCAGTGTTCCAAGCATTTAAAGCTGATCTTGAAGCCGTGGGTGTCAAAGTCAACGAGACCTCCAAACCGTGGAACGGCGGGTACCTCGACGGTGTTGAAGCTCAAAGTGCAGATTTGTTCCTGCTCGGTTGGACAGGCGACTACGCGACCCCGGACAACTTCATCGGAACGTTCTTCACGAAGGCAAAGAATCGGTTTGGAACGGCTGACTATCCCTGGGGCACCACACTTTCAAACGAGCTGATCGCAGCGGACGCCGAGGCCGACACCCCCAAGCGGGTAGCGATGTACGCCGACATCGACAAGAAGCTGATGAGTGACTACCTCCCAGCCCTGCCGATTTCGCATTCGCCGCCTGCTCTCGTGGTTGCCGGCAACGTCAAGGGCATGGTTGCCAGCCCGTTGACCGACGAGCACTTCTCCACCGTCTACAAGACCTCGTAG
- a CDS encoding ABC transporter permease, with protein MLRFTVRRLGQMVLVLFILSLLLFMWLRALPGGLASSICGERCTPEKVANLNKVLGLDQPILVQYGKFLGRAAQGNFGTSAKVIPGKPALDVFLERFPATIELAFGALLFAIVIGIPLGYLAAQRKGGVFDNLGVIGTLVGIAVPVFFLAYLLKYIFAVKMGWLPPSGRQDPTMNATRVTGFFFLDGLLTREWDAALDSLRHLILPSIALGTIPLAVIFRITRSSVLDVLGEDYVRTAQAKGLATQVIRRRHVLRNALLPVVTTIGLQTGGLLAGAVLTETVFAYPGIGAALAQSFREKDYPVLQVVILAAAATYVIINLIVDLSYALIDPRIRTR; from the coding sequence ATGCTGAGGTTTACCGTGCGCAGGCTCGGCCAGATGGTGCTGGTGCTGTTCATTTTGTCGTTATTGCTCTTCATGTGGCTCCGCGCACTTCCCGGGGGCCTCGCCTCATCTATCTGCGGAGAGCGTTGTACGCCCGAGAAAGTGGCCAACCTGAACAAGGTGCTGGGGCTGGACCAGCCGATCCTCGTGCAGTACGGGAAGTTTTTGGGCCGTGCTGCTCAAGGTAATTTCGGCACATCCGCCAAGGTAATACCGGGTAAGCCCGCCCTTGATGTGTTCTTGGAAAGATTCCCTGCCACCATTGAATTGGCTTTCGGCGCCCTCTTATTCGCTATCGTGATTGGCATCCCGCTGGGCTATCTCGCGGCCCAACGCAAGGGTGGCGTCTTCGACAACCTTGGCGTCATCGGCACTTTGGTGGGTATTGCGGTGCCAGTCTTCTTCCTGGCTTACCTGCTCAAATACATCTTTGCGGTCAAGATGGGGTGGCTTCCGCCCTCTGGCAGGCAGGACCCCACCATGAACGCCACCCGCGTCACCGGGTTCTTCTTTCTTGACGGGCTACTGACAAGGGAGTGGGACGCCGCGTTGGATTCTCTGCGGCATCTGATTTTGCCGTCAATCGCATTGGGCACCATCCCGCTCGCTGTCATCTTCCGGATTACCCGCTCGTCTGTGCTCGATGTGCTCGGCGAGGACTACGTGCGGACTGCGCAGGCCAAGGGCCTAGCCACACAGGTAATCCGCCGCCGCCACGTGCTGCGCAACGCGCTTCTCCCGGTGGTCACCACCATCGGACTACAAACCGGCGGCCTTCTCGCTGGTGCCGTGCTGACCGAAACCGTCTTTGCCTACCCGGGTATCGGCGCAGCGCTCGCCCAATCTTTCCGCGAGAAGGACTACCCCGTCTTGCAAGTCGTGATCCTCGCCGCTGCCGCCACCTACGTCATCATTAACTTGATTGTCGACTTGTCTTATGCCCTGATCGATCCGCGAATCCGGACCAGGTAG
- a CDS encoding ABC transporter permease, with translation MIGTARKGRIDALAESRNTKDEGGVSLLVDAWRRLKTSPVFWVGLVIIVAFILLALFANLIATQDPAAQLLRSQVSVAKNRLAPSQPGYPWGSDFLGRDFFSRMVLGSRQTLVVGVAATLLGLTGGLILGVLAGAFGGWIDTLVMRIVDVMLSIPSLLLAISIAILFTSPNQLSVIIAVSVVQIPVFARLLRGQMLAQRNSDHVLAATALGVKRGPIVFRHMLPNSLSPVIVQSTIVVATSIIDAAALSFLGLGSQDASAPEWGQMLGEAQLKIDYQPHLAFVPAVAIIIVALGFTLLGESMREALDPKNRR, from the coding sequence ATGATTGGAACCGCCCGCAAAGGGCGCATTGATGCACTTGCCGAAAGCCGCAACACCAAGGACGAAGGTGGCGTCAGCCTTCTCGTCGATGCCTGGCGGCGGTTGAAAACATCTCCCGTGTTCTGGGTCGGACTTGTCATCATCGTCGCGTTTATTTTGTTGGCGCTCTTTGCCAACTTGATTGCGACCCAAGACCCAGCCGCACAGTTGTTGCGCAGTCAGGTGAGCGTCGCCAAAAACCGTCTCGCACCCTCGCAGCCCGGGTATCCCTGGGGGAGCGACTTTCTCGGCCGTGACTTCTTTTCCCGGATGGTGTTGGGAAGCAGGCAAACGCTGGTAGTCGGTGTTGCAGCAACACTGCTCGGCTTGACGGGTGGCCTCATCCTGGGCGTGCTTGCCGGGGCATTCGGTGGCTGGATAGACACTCTCGTGATGCGCATCGTCGACGTCATGTTGTCGATTCCCTCACTGCTGCTGGCGATTTCGATTGCGATCCTGTTCACCAGCCCGAACCAACTCTCGGTCATCATCGCGGTGTCGGTGGTCCAGATTCCTGTGTTTGCTCGGTTGTTGCGCGGCCAGATGTTAGCTCAACGCAATTCCGATCACGTACTGGCCGCGACCGCTTTGGGCGTCAAACGCGGACCAATCGTGTTCCGACATATGCTGCCTAACTCGTTGTCGCCGGTGATCGTGCAGTCGACCATTGTGGTGGCTACCTCGATCATCGACGCCGCGGCATTATCCTTCCTGGGGCTCGGATCTCAAGATGCATCAGCCCCTGAATGGGGACAGATGCTCGGCGAAGCCCAACTGAAGATCGATTACCAGCCGCACTTGGCCTTTGTCCCCGCCGTGGCCATCATCATTGTGGCCTTGGGCTTCACCCTGCTCGGTGAGTCCATGCGCGAAGCCCTCGACCCGAAGAACAGGAGGTAG
- a CDS encoding ABC transporter ATP-binding protein, which produces MALLTVSDLTVKFTQRGAPPFTAVDGVSFCVEPGKTVGLVGESGSGKSVTSLAIMRLLGTRGVLVSGSVEFEGTDLLALPLGQMRDRRGRDLGMIFQDPLSSLNPVIPIGIQVSEVLERHRKLKRSAAMKKARELLDQVGIPDPTRRLKEYPHQLSGGMRQRALIAMALACEPRLLIADEPTTALDVTIQAQILALLKNLVTESGTALIMITHDLGVVAGLCDEVNVMYGGRIVERAERHELFARPRHPYTHGLLESIPRLDALPGERLRPIAGSMSDNIPWVGGCAFAPRCRNEIATCRTDSPALMQAPKADTSHLLRCFNPVLDSHQVAPLGAESEGAST; this is translated from the coding sequence ATGGCGTTGCTCACGGTTTCCGACCTCACAGTGAAATTCACCCAACGTGGTGCGCCCCCCTTCACCGCCGTAGACGGCGTCAGCTTCTGCGTGGAACCCGGTAAAACCGTGGGGCTCGTCGGCGAATCTGGCAGCGGCAAATCCGTCACATCCCTTGCCATCATGCGTCTTTTGGGAACCCGCGGGGTCCTAGTCTCCGGCAGCGTGGAATTTGAAGGCACCGACCTGCTGGCACTGCCGCTGGGTCAAATGCGCGATCGTCGTGGCCGCGATCTAGGGATGATTTTTCAGGACCCCCTGAGCTCGTTGAATCCGGTAATCCCCATCGGCATCCAGGTGAGCGAGGTGCTGGAGCGCCACCGCAAGTTAAAGCGTTCCGCAGCTATGAAGAAGGCACGTGAGCTGCTTGACCAAGTCGGGATTCCCGACCCCACCAGGCGCTTGAAGGAATACCCGCACCAACTTTCCGGGGGTATGCGCCAGCGCGCGCTGATTGCCATGGCTCTTGCGTGCGAGCCGCGACTGTTGATCGCTGATGAGCCCACGACCGCACTGGATGTCACCATCCAGGCGCAGATTCTGGCGCTACTAAAAAACCTGGTGACCGAATCCGGTACGGCTCTGATCATGATCACGCATGATCTGGGTGTGGTGGCCGGTCTGTGTGATGAGGTCAATGTGATGTACGGCGGCCGGATCGTCGAGAGAGCTGAACGGCACGAACTTTTCGCCCGCCCGCGGCATCCCTACACCCACGGTTTGCTCGAGTCGATTCCTCGGTTGGATGCCCTGCCAGGAGAGCGGCTCCGCCCTATTGCAGGATCCATGTCGGATAACATTCCCTGGGTTGGTGGGTGCGCTTTTGCACCCCGTTGTCGCAACGAAATCGCCACGTGTCGCACTGATTCGCCTGCTTTGATGCAAGCCCCGAAAGCTGACACGAGCCATCTACTCAGGTGTTTCAACCCTGTCCTTGACAGTCATCAAGTGGCCCCGCTGGGCGCCGAGAGCGAAGGGGCGAGCACATGA
- a CDS encoding ABC transporter ATP-binding protein — protein MSTPTGTEAAATESDQRAHSSGGTKVTAGEVLLDVQDLKVHFPIKRGVIFDRTVGYVYAVDGVNMTVHKGETYGLVGESGCGKSTLGRGILRLSEPTSGSVMFDGVDIASLKGEELRKMRRRMQMVFQDPLGSLDPRQSVQSTLVEGMQAHGLAGDRSQTGKRLRELLSAVGLAESALRKYPHEFSGGQRQRIGIARALTVNPDLIVADEPVSALDVSVQAQVVNLLNDLQESLGLTYIVIAHDLAVVKHISDRVGVMYLGGIVEEAPSVDLYAQPLHPYTIALMSAVPVPDPIVEDNREQILLTGDLPSPANPPSGCRFHTRCPWRQPTKCDTDRPVLVELRPGHKVACHYAEDIAAGRISPSASMNSAEIGDDDLLAQRISDEVLKARETSSSPFENFGA, from the coding sequence ATGAGCACGCCGACCGGAACCGAAGCAGCGGCGACAGAATCGGACCAGCGGGCTCACTCCTCTGGGGGCACAAAAGTGACCGCGGGCGAGGTCCTCTTGGATGTGCAAGATCTCAAGGTGCATTTTCCCATCAAACGGGGAGTTATCTTCGACCGGACGGTCGGATACGTGTATGCCGTCGATGGCGTCAATATGACGGTCCACAAGGGGGAGACCTACGGACTGGTGGGCGAATCCGGCTGCGGTAAGTCCACCCTCGGGCGCGGAATCCTGCGACTGTCCGAGCCGACATCTGGCAGCGTGATGTTCGACGGCGTCGACATCGCATCGCTGAAAGGCGAAGAGCTGCGCAAAATGCGTCGCCGGATGCAGATGGTCTTTCAAGACCCACTGGGGTCACTCGATCCACGGCAATCGGTGCAATCGACGTTGGTCGAGGGGATGCAAGCCCACGGTCTCGCGGGCGACCGGTCGCAAACCGGAAAGCGGTTGCGGGAGTTACTCTCGGCCGTCGGTCTGGCAGAATCTGCGCTTCGCAAGTACCCGCACGAGTTCTCCGGTGGCCAGCGTCAGCGGATCGGGATTGCGCGGGCGCTTACGGTAAACCCGGATCTGATCGTTGCCGACGAACCCGTTTCGGCGCTGGACGTTTCGGTTCAAGCGCAGGTGGTGAACCTGCTTAACGATCTCCAGGAATCGTTGGGTCTGACATACATTGTCATCGCCCATGATCTCGCGGTGGTCAAACACATTTCTGATCGAGTGGGCGTCATGTATCTCGGCGGGATTGTCGAAGAGGCACCCTCGGTCGACCTGTACGCACAACCGCTGCACCCGTACACCATTGCGTTGATGTCGGCAGTTCCCGTGCCAGACCCCATCGTGGAGGACAATCGTGAGCAAATCCTGCTCACGGGAGACCTCCCATCGCCGGCGAATCCGCCGTCGGGTTGTCGGTTCCACACTCGTTGCCCTTGGCGTCAGCCGACCAAATGCGATACCGACCGGCCTGTGTTGGTGGAACTTCGTCCGGGACACAAGGTGGCGTGCCACTACGCCGAAGACATTGCGGCTGGCAGAATTTCACCTAGCGCTTCGATGAATTCGGCAGAAATCGGGGACGACGACCTGCTTGCGCAGCGGATTTCGGATGAAGTCCTCAAAGCTCGGGAGACGTCCTCGTCACCGTTCGAAAACTTCGGCGCCTAA
- a CDS encoding N-acetylmuramoyl-L-alanine amidase, whose amino-acid sequence MTTTTTVTPAPAAPPAPPKPTPAPSKTPEAPPPISTPATPVANGQVSGKVVLIDPGHNGANGANPSTINALVDAGFGETKPCNTTGTQTNDGYAEHSFTWSVANSLKAQLEAQGVTVVMTRSSDDGVGPCVNVRAAKGNDAKADAVISIHGDGSSEGDRGFYVMTSERAPAGSDMAALSLNLAGTVRDALVNNGSSPANYLGSNGLWKRSDLAGLNLSVRPTVMLEMGNMRDSKDSALMKSAEGRQQFATGIGNGVLAYLAAH is encoded by the coding sequence GTGACGACCACCACCACCGTCACTCCCGCACCTGCCGCGCCGCCAGCTCCCCCGAAGCCAACACCCGCGCCCTCCAAGACCCCCGAGGCGCCGCCGCCCATTTCGACGCCAGCGACCCCAGTGGCGAATGGTCAGGTTTCCGGCAAGGTTGTCCTGATCGACCCTGGGCACAATGGCGCCAACGGAGCCAACCCCAGCACGATCAATGCCCTGGTCGATGCTGGCTTCGGTGAAACCAAACCCTGCAACACCACGGGCACCCAAACCAACGACGGGTACGCCGAGCACTCTTTCACCTGGTCAGTGGCGAACTCGCTGAAGGCTCAGCTGGAAGCGCAGGGCGTGACCGTCGTCATGACGAGGAGCTCCGATGACGGAGTAGGCCCCTGCGTCAACGTTCGCGCCGCCAAGGGCAATGACGCCAAGGCCGACGCCGTGATTTCCATCCACGGTGACGGCTCCAGCGAGGGCGACCGCGGCTTCTACGTAATGACGTCCGAGCGAGCGCCGGCCGGGAGCGATATGGCCGCGCTTTCCCTCAACCTTGCTGGCACCGTGCGCGATGCGTTAGTGAATAACGGCTCCTCGCCGGCCAACTACCTTGGCTCTAACGGTCTCTGGAAGCGCAGCGACCTCGCGGGGTTGAACCTGTCGGTGCGTCCGACTGTCATGTTGGAGATGGGCAACATGCGAGACTCCAAGGATTCCGCGTTGATGAAGTCCGCCGAGGGCCGTCAGCAATTCGCCACCGGCATCGGCAATGGGGTTCTGGCTTACCTAGCCGCACACTAG
- a CDS encoding YbaB/EbfC family nucleoid-associated protein, producing the protein MQPGGFDLQQIVLKAQQMQDQMAKAQQQLAAATVTGTSGGGLVTATVTGTGELTALSIDPSVVDPTDTETLADLVLAAVRDASREARELTEKTMAPVTGGLGGMAGGLGLTGLPGM; encoded by the coding sequence ATGCAACCGGGCGGATTTGATCTGCAGCAGATCGTGTTGAAGGCACAGCAGATGCAGGACCAGATGGCGAAAGCGCAGCAGCAACTCGCGGCGGCGACAGTAACCGGCACCTCCGGCGGTGGTCTCGTCACGGCCACAGTTACTGGCACAGGGGAGCTGACCGCGTTGAGCATTGACCCGTCGGTGGTGGACCCAACGGACACCGAAACCTTGGCTGATCTGGTGCTCGCTGCGGTCCGCGATGCCAGCCGAGAAGCCCGCGAGCTGACCGAGAAGACCATGGCGCCCGTTACCGGGGGACTCGGCGGTATGGCAGGCGGACTGGGCTTGACCGGCCTGCCGGGAATGTGA
- the recR gene encoding recombination mediator RecR codes for MYEGPVQDLIDELGRLPGIGPKSAQRIAFHMLTMDPTDLTRLQVALQRVKDEVKFCELCGNVAADVLCRICADLRRDPSVICVVEEPKDVAAVERTREFRGKYHVLGGAISPIDGVGPEQLRIAPLLKRLADDVVTEIIIATDPNMEGEATATYLIRLLRSFPGLAVTRLASGLPVGGDLEYADEITLGRAFSGRTNVG; via the coding sequence GTGTACGAAGGTCCAGTTCAGGATCTGATCGACGAGCTGGGTAGGTTGCCAGGAATTGGCCCAAAGTCTGCCCAGCGCATCGCTTTTCACATGTTGACCATGGACCCGACAGATTTGACGAGGCTCCAGGTGGCTTTGCAAAGGGTCAAGGACGAGGTGAAGTTCTGCGAACTTTGCGGCAACGTAGCGGCCGACGTACTCTGCCGGATCTGTGCGGACCTGCGCCGTGATCCGTCCGTCATCTGTGTCGTTGAAGAGCCCAAAGACGTTGCTGCCGTAGAACGGACGCGCGAATTCCGCGGGAAATATCACGTCCTGGGTGGCGCCATTTCGCCCATTGACGGAGTGGGGCCAGAGCAATTACGCATCGCGCCGCTACTCAAACGTCTCGCCGATGACGTCGTGACAGAAATCATCATCGCCACCGACCCCAACATGGAGGGCGAGGCGACCGCGACTTACTTGATTCGGTTGCTGCGCTCGTTCCCGGGTTTGGCGGTGACGCGGTTGGCATCTGGTCTACCGGTCGGTGGGGACTTGGAATATGCCGACGAAATCACGCTCGGGAGGGCTTTTTCCGGCCGTACCAATGTCGGCTGA
- a CDS encoding uridine kinase family protein — MRDTVFSRWCGDVARRTLAGPALLGGTRLLTIDGPSGSGKSTIAAELRRYFDDGVAVLPTDDFATWAHPFSWWRRLEAQVLDPIASMRQVHYLANDWSTGMPQATISKSIALPTVLILEGVSAGRREVSTRTTISCWVELPDRDLRLERAVARDGESSRLYLQQWQRDEDAWFAADGTRDRADITLRVS; from the coding sequence GTGAGGGACACAGTGTTTTCACGGTGGTGCGGAGATGTCGCACGACGCACACTGGCGGGCCCGGCATTGCTCGGCGGGACTCGGCTGCTCACTATCGATGGCCCGTCCGGCTCTGGTAAATCGACCATCGCGGCCGAGCTGAGACGGTATTTCGACGACGGTGTGGCGGTGCTACCTACCGACGACTTCGCCACGTGGGCGCACCCCTTTTCATGGTGGCGTCGATTGGAGGCGCAGGTGCTGGATCCGATAGCTTCGATGCGGCAGGTGCACTATCTGGCCAACGACTGGAGCACTGGGATGCCACAGGCAACCATTTCGAAATCTATCGCGCTACCAACAGTTCTCATCTTGGAGGGCGTGTCGGCTGGGCGCCGAGAGGTTTCGACCCGCACCACCATCAGCTGTTGGGTTGAGCTACCCGATCGCGATCTGCGACTGGAGAGGGCAGTGGCACGAGATGGCGAGAGCTCACGGTTGTATTTGCAGCAGTGGCAGCGGGACGAGGATGCGTGGTTTGCAGCTGACGGCACCCGCGACCGAGCTGACATCACGCTGCGGGTGAGTTGA